ATGAACCGGCGTCGGCCCTCGACCCGAAATCGACGGCGCGTATTGAAGACCTTATCAGTGAACTCCGGGAAGATTATACCATTGTGATTGTAACACACAACATGCAGCAGGCCTCACGTGTTTCCGATTACACCGCTTTTTTCTATGAGGGCAGGCTTGTCGAATTTGGTCCTACCGACCGCATGTTTACTCATCCTGAAGAAAAGCAGACCGAAGATTATTTAACCGGCCGATTTGGATAAGGAGCCTGCTATGTCAAAACATCTGCAGAACGAAATCGAAAAACTGCAAAAAACAATTCTCGCTCTCTGTACCATGGTTGAAGAGCAGCTTGCAGCCGCACTCAAATCAGTTATTGACAAAGACGATGACCTCGCAACCCTGGTGATCTCCAAAGATAAAGCAGTCGACAATACCGAAATCGATGTTGAGGAAGAATGTCTGAAAATTCTGGCGCTCCATCAGCCGGTAGCAGTCGATCTTCGATTTATTATCGCGGCACTGAAAATCAATAATGATCTGGAACGTATCGGTGATCTGGCCGTGAATATCGCCGAGCGGGGTCGGAGTATAGCTCTGAATGGTTTTCCTCTCCCCGACTTCGATTTCAACCGAATGTTCGATAAAGCCATTTCCATGCTGAAAAAAAGCATTGATGCACTCATTAACTGGGATGTCGATCTGGCCGTGGCGGTATGTGCATCGGATGATGAAATTGATGAGCTTAACCGCACAATGTTTTCACATTTTAAAGAAACGGTCTGCCAAAAGCCCGGTCTATGCGATGCCATGCTCGATTATCTCTCCGTATCGCGTTATCTCGAACGAGTCGCCGATCATGCGACGAATGTGGCCGAAGATGTTATGTATATGATCGAAGGCGATATCGTTCGGCACGGCAAAAAGGAAAGCTGATCCTCCAAATTCATTTCCAGCTTCGGAAATATGTATATTTTCTAGTCACTAATAGCTGAACACCTGAAATTACTCTTTTCCCTGTCAATATTTCTGCTCATTCTGATATTAACGGCAGCAGAAATCCTGGGGAAAATACAAGTGATATTTCATCATGGAATCAAGCGAACCTCCCAGACTCCCTTTCTGGAAGACAATCTGGGATTACATGCATCCCTACCGTTTCAAGCTCATTATCGCCATGATCTCGGCGATCATCACCGGAATTGCCGTTGCGCTCCAGCCGATTGTGGTAAAATTTATAGTCGACCTCGGCGTAAACAGGCAAAATGCAACTGCTAAAGAAAAGCTCATGTATGCGTTGTTATTCGCCGGATTATATCTTCTTTTGAGCGCAACCCGGGTTACTGTATGGCTTGTTGGATATCGCAGATTGGTGACGGCTCTTGAGGGTTTTCTCTTTACTGTCCGCTCACAGTTTTTCCGTCATGTGCAGAATCTCTGTTTCAGGTTTCACGACAGGATGTCAAGCGGCGAATTGTTTAACTATATCATGGGTTCACCGATCACTTCGCTGAAAATGTTTCTTCATCAGTTTATCATGACCGTGCCTACTCATCTCGTTTCATGGGTAGTCGTCCTGGGCACACTTTTCTATTTTGACTGGATGATGACGATTATTCTTATTGTCACGGTCACGGTAATTGTTCTTGTCAACCGCAAATCACGGCTTGTCATCAAAGAAATGTCGATAAATTTCATGAAAGAAGAGTCTTCGGTCAGCAAGTATGTTGCCGACATGCTTCGCGGCACCCGGGAAATAAAAATTCATGCTATTGAAAATGATGTCAGTAGCCGATTCGATGATCAGATCGATCGCATCAGAGAACGGAGCGAATTGCTCTCCTATCAGCAGCATGTCGAATATGTTAAGCCCGAAAGCATCAATTATCTCGGCATGACCCTTGTTTATATAGCGGGAGCCTATTCCTGTATTTACCGGGAGCTAACGGTCGGGGAGCTTTTTGCTTTTGTTAACAGTGTTTCTCTTCTTATGGCCCCTATGATGATGCTGTT
This sequence is a window from Chitinivibrionales bacterium. Protein-coding genes within it:
- the phoU gene encoding phosphate signaling complex protein PhoU produces the protein MSKHLQNEIEKLQKTILALCTMVEEQLAAALKSVIDKDDDLATLVISKDKAVDNTEIDVEEECLKILALHQPVAVDLRFIIAALKINNDLERIGDLAVNIAERGRSIALNGFPLPDFDFNRMFDKAISMLKKSIDALINWDVDLAVAVCASDDEIDELNRTMFSHFKETVCQKPGLCDAMLDYLSVSRYLERVADHATNVAEDVMYMIEGDIVRHGKKES
- a CDS encoding ATP-binding cassette domain-containing protein; its protein translation is MESSEPPRLPFWKTIWDYMHPYRFKLIIAMISAIITGIAVALQPIVVKFIVDLGVNRQNATAKEKLMYALLFAGLYLLLSATRVTVWLVGYRRLVTALEGFLFTVRSQFFRHVQNLCFRFHDRMSSGELFNYIMGSPITSLKMFLHQFIMTVPTHLVSWVVVLGTLFYFDWMMTIILIVTVTVIVLVNRKSRLVIKEMSINFMKEESSVSKYVADMLRGTREIKIHAIENDVSSRFDDQIDRIRERSELLSYQQHVEYVKPESINYLGMTLVYIAGAYSCIYRELTVGELFAFVNSVSLLMAPMMMLFRLNLVKANAEAGLERIMRILNTQTTVSEESEDARLDIGKEDERARKADIPLIEFKDVTFSYTSTPVLKNLSCSIDHGKSIALVGPSGSGKTTFAGLILRLYNVENGGLLLNGQDIKRYSLQDLRSSFGVVSQDPFLFQTTVFENVRVAGPGASRSEIFDAMEMAYVTEFLDDLPNGADTQVGENGFSMSGGQKQRIAIARAILGNHRYFIFDEATSALDNQSEKRVQQAMHDLMKDHTIIIIAHRLSTIKHVDTIMVFQNGKIVQQGNYNQLSATEGLFQTLLRNAL